In Dermacentor silvarum isolate Dsil-2018 chromosome 2, BIME_Dsil_1.4, whole genome shotgun sequence, the following proteins share a genomic window:
- the LOC119441420 gene encoding uncharacterized protein LOC119441420 has protein sequence MFSKAVQRYPNKLYNIAARCLGEPVPSPEEQIGLWLYAKGVSAIMVLPFLVNERGDDIFTKMTPGQEFAHPTLLYTGDNRISSKALCVKCGYVCVDVLDFTSGVTGLILFSMYWGFQHRIHQLCGADTLIAATHD, from the exons ATGTTCAGCAAAGCAGTGCAAAG GTACCCGAATAAGCTGTACAACATTGCTGCAAGGTGCCTTGGTGAACCAGTACCCAGCCCTGAGGAACAGATTGGACTCTGGCTAT ATGCAAAAGGCGTGAGCGCCATCATGGTTCTACCATTTCTTGTCAATGAGCGAGGGGACGACATATTCACAAAAATG ACGCCAGGACAGGAGTTTGCCCACCCCACATTGCTGTACACTGGTGACAACCGCATCTCTTCCAAGGCcctgtgtgtgaagtgtggaTATGTATGTGTAGATGTATTGGACTTCACTTCCGGTGTAACAGGGTTAATTTTATTTTCCATGTACTGGGGCTTTCAACATCGAATACATCAGCTCTGCGGAGCAGACACTCTCATAGCTGCAACACATGATTGA
- the LOC119439974 gene encoding buccalin-like — MGPPAPPAEHRLASVEAPLELLNRSGREATEVEYLEGSRASESVHLQQLLTSEGLGDRRLSQLLNSMRLLLGTRNVDSNTLSAGGLGRRRLGPRGLGRRRLGPAAAWAGGLGRRLGPAAWAGGLGRRLGPAAWAGGLGRRLGPAAWAAAWAGGLGRRLGPAAWAGGLGRRLGPAAWAGGLGRRLGPAAWAGGLGRRLGPAAWAGGLGRRLGPAAWAGGLGRRLGPAAWAGGLGRRLGPAAWAGGLGRRLGPAAWAGGLGRRLGPAAWAGGLGRRLGPAAWAGCV; from the exons ATGGGGCCACCAGCACCACCTGCAGAGCACCGCCTTGCTTCTGTGGAAGCACCTTTGGAGCTTCTTAACAGAAGCGGGCGCGAGG caactgaagtAGAGTATTTAGAAGGCAGCAGGGCGTCTGAGAGCGTGCACCTCCAGCAGCTGCTCACCTCCGAGggccttggagatcgccgcctttcccagctgctcaacagcatgcgactgCTCCTGGGCACACGCAACGTCGACTCAAACA cgctctcggccggcggcTTGGGCCGGCGGCGGCTTGGGCCGCGCGGCTTGGGCCGGCGGCGGCTTGGGCCGGCGGCGGCTTGGGCCGGCGGCTTGGGCCGGCGGCTTGGGCCGGCGGCTTGGGCCGGCGGCTTGGGCCGGCGGCTTGGGCCGGCGGCTTGGGCCGGCGGCTTGGGCCGGCGGCTTGGGCCGGCGGCTTGGGCGGCGGCTTGGGCCGGCGGCTTGGGCCGGCGGCTTGGGCCGGCGGCTTGGGCCGGCGGCTTGGGCCGGCGGCTTGGGCCGGCGGCTTGGGCCGGCGGCTTGGGCCGGCGGCTTGGGCCGGCGGCTTGGGCCGGCGGCTTGGGCCGGCGGCTTGGGCCGGCGGCTTGGGCCGGCGGCTTGGGCCGGCGGCTTGGGCCGGCGGCTTGGGCCGGCGGCTTGGGCCGGCGGCTTGGGCCGGCGGCTTGGGCCGGCGGCTTGGGCCGGCGGCTTGGGCCGGCGGCTTGGGCCGGCGGCTTGGGCCGGCGGCTTGGGCCGGCGGCTTGGGCCGGCGGCTTGGGCCGGCGGCTTGGGCCGGCGGCTTGGGCCGGCGGCTTGGGCCGGCGGCTTGGGCCGGCGGCTTGGGCCGGCTGCgtctga